A region from the uncultured Stenotrophomonas sp. genome encodes:
- a CDS encoding hypothetical protein (Evidence 5 : No homology to any previously reported sequences) — protein sequence MPLAGLRGAARRLTGAARHFGVVESGFTPACRAMPMNRLPSCPPRAAVLSPIPGASA from the coding sequence TTGCCACTTGCAGGCCTACGAGGCGCAGCGCGCCGGCTGACGGGAGCCGCACGTCACTTCGGCGTGGTTGAATCCGGATTCACTCCCGCCTGCCGAGCCATGCCGATGAACCGGTTGCCCTCCTGCCCGCCGCGTGCCGCCGTCCTCTCCCCTATCCCCGGGGCCAGCGCATGA
- a CDS encoding Polysaccharide deacetylase, with protein sequence MNVLANLLSWTLLAACTLPVQAGEFRWPEGRKAAVSLAYDDALDSQLDNAIPALDRHGLKGSFYLTLAAQTVRTRIVEWRAAAANGHELGNHSLFHQCSGKGPGREWVQPQQDLDTVSVAQMHAQVALANTMLHAIDGGGERTFTVPCGDRFASDGSYLDAVAPLFAGIKSAVGDVVDDMAALDPLAVPVIAPDGMSGAEMIALVEQAGRSGGMVNFTFHGIGGDHLAVTREAHGELLAYLAAHRDVYWTATFLEQMRWVHAQRAPAQLPRP encoded by the coding sequence ATGAACGTTCTCGCAAACCTGCTTTCATGGACGCTGCTGGCCGCATGCACACTTCCGGTGCAGGCCGGCGAATTCCGCTGGCCCGAAGGCAGAAAGGCGGCGGTGAGCTTGGCTTATGACGACGCGCTGGATTCGCAGCTGGACAACGCCATCCCGGCGCTGGACCGGCATGGGCTCAAGGGCAGCTTCTACCTGACGCTCGCCGCGCAAACGGTGCGCACGCGCATCGTTGAATGGCGCGCGGCAGCGGCCAATGGCCACGAGCTTGGCAACCACAGCCTGTTCCACCAATGCTCGGGCAAGGGACCGGGCCGCGAATGGGTGCAGCCGCAGCAGGACCTGGATACCGTCAGCGTGGCGCAGATGCACGCGCAGGTCGCGCTGGCCAACACGATGCTGCATGCCATCGACGGCGGTGGCGAACGCACCTTCACCGTGCCCTGCGGCGACCGGTTCGCAAGCGATGGCAGTTACCTCGATGCGGTGGCGCCGCTGTTCGCCGGCATCAAGTCGGCCGTCGGCGACGTGGTCGACGACATGGCCGCGCTGGACCCGCTGGCGGTGCCGGTAATCGCCCCGGACGGCATGAGCGGCGCGGAAATGATCGCACTGGTGGAGCAGGCCGGCCGCAGCGGCGGCATGGTGAACTTCACCTTCCACGGCATTGGCGGCGACCACCTCGCGGTGACGCGCGAAGCCCACGGGGAACTGCTGGCCTACCTGGCCGCGCACCGTGACGTGTACTGGACCGCCACCTTCCTCGAACAGATGCGCTGGGTGCATGCGCAGCGGGCACCGGCGCAACTGCCCCGGCCCTGA
- a CDS encoding hypothetical protein (Evidence 5 : No homology to any previously reported sequences), whose translation METNRSLLVLGMAVILLAGCRKPDESAPAAPEPAATAPAAAVESAPAAEPATPATTPAPTATPAPGFDIAALPVSTADLPAWPYAVLPAGYAFDDADNLGKRTKDLARIPVWTGSQLLWVEGKVFSDGIDNIDGKTFSKFELGKGLRQQIEALGGVRVSERSYDRDTYKANEKELDDFRQEFRDLGDAYWYDKDVDTYAIRRADGLIWVVLQTRNNDAAILVAEGPLPAAAN comes from the coding sequence ATGGAAACGAACAGGAGCTTGTTGGTGCTGGGCATGGCAGTGATCCTGCTGGCCGGGTGCAGGAAGCCGGACGAGTCGGCTCCAGCGGCGCCGGAACCGGCAGCGACGGCACCCGCAGCAGCCGTTGAAAGCGCGCCTGCGGCCGAACCCGCCACGCCGGCAACTACCCCTGCCCCAACCGCCACGCCTGCACCGGGCTTCGACATCGCCGCCCTGCCCGTCAGCACCGCTGACCTGCCCGCCTGGCCGTATGCCGTGCTGCCTGCAGGCTACGCGTTCGACGACGCCGACAACCTGGGCAAACGCACCAAGGATCTGGCGCGCATCCCGGTGTGGACCGGCAGCCAGCTGTTGTGGGTGGAAGGCAAGGTGTTCAGCGACGGCATCGACAATATCGACGGCAAGACCTTCTCCAAGTTCGAGCTGGGCAAGGGCCTGCGCCAGCAGATCGAGGCGCTCGGCGGTGTGCGCGTCAGCGAACGCAGCTACGACCGCGACACCTACAAGGCCAACGAGAAGGAACTGGACGACTTCCGCCAGGAGTTCCGCGACCTGGGGGATGCCTATTGGTACGACAAGGACGTGGACACTTACGCCATCCGCCGCGCCGACGGCCTGATCTGGGTGGTGCTGCAAACGCGCAACAACGATGCCGCCATCCTGGTGGCGGAAGGCCCGCTGCCGGCCGCGGCGAACTGA
- the tatD gene encoding Tat-linked quality control protein TatD, with amino-acid sequence MQLIDIGANLTHESFERDLDAVLERARAAGVVQMVVTGASREHSPMALELARRHPGFLYATAGVHPHHAVEYTDECDAQMRALHVHPEVVAVGECGLDYNRDFSPRPAQRRAFERQLQLASENGKPLFLHQRDAHGDFIAMMKNFDGKLGPAVVHCFTGTREEMFDYLDRDWYIGITGWLCDERRGAHLRELVKHIPAGRLMIETDAPYLLPRTLKPLPKDRRNEPAFLAHIVEEVARDRGEAVETTAAASVATAAAFFRLPGVTA; translated from the coding sequence ATGCAACTGATCGACATCGGCGCCAACCTCACCCACGAATCGTTCGAGCGCGATCTCGATGCGGTACTCGAACGCGCCCGTGCCGCCGGCGTGGTGCAGATGGTGGTGACCGGCGCCAGCCGCGAGCATTCGCCGATGGCACTGGAGCTGGCGCGGCGGCATCCCGGTTTCCTGTACGCCACTGCCGGCGTGCACCCGCACCACGCGGTGGAATACACCGACGAATGCGATGCGCAGATGCGCGCGCTGCATGTGCACCCGGAGGTGGTGGCGGTGGGCGAATGCGGGCTGGACTACAACCGCGATTTCTCGCCGCGCCCGGCGCAGCGCAGGGCGTTCGAGCGGCAGTTGCAGCTGGCTTCCGAGAACGGCAAGCCGCTGTTCCTGCACCAGCGTGATGCGCATGGCGATTTCATCGCGATGATGAAGAACTTCGATGGCAAGCTTGGCCCGGCGGTGGTGCACTGCTTCACCGGAACGCGCGAAGAAATGTTCGACTACCTGGACCGCGACTGGTACATCGGCATCACCGGCTGGCTGTGCGACGAGCGCCGCGGCGCGCACCTGCGCGAGCTGGTGAAGCACATCCCGGCCGGGCGGCTGATGATCGAGACCGACGCGCCCTACCTGCTGCCGCGCACGCTCAAGCCGCTGCCGAAGGACCGCCGCAACGAGCCGGCGTTCCTGGCACACATCGTCGAGGAAGTGGCGCGTGACCGTGGCGAGGCGGTGGAAACCACCGCCGCCGCCTCGGTGGCGACGGCGGCGGCGTTCTTCCGTTTGCCGGGCGTGACGGCTTGA
- a CDS encoding hypothetical protein (Evidence 5 : No homology to any previously reported sequences): MRSLPRMAPLREQSCRTGHAPTMSRMSSTFPISPLLPAIADSLTAHPRLVLEAPPGAGKTTQVPLALLDAPWLASRRIVMLEPRRVAARSAAQFMAKQLGEAVGETVGYRIRFENKVSARTRIEVVTEGILTRMLQDDPLLENVGALLFDEFHERHLSADLGLALALDVQAGLREDLRIVVMSATLDGERLATFLDAPRLSSEGRSFPVEVSHFPARRDEALEAQARRAVEHALENHPGDVLVFLPGQREIARLLTALESTLPGATEVLPLHGELPVERQSHVLQPAADGRRRVVLATNVAESSVTLPGVRVVVDAGLAREPRYDPNSGFSRLDAVAVSQASADQRAGRAGRVGRVPGAWRRAGRCGCGRSRSGWSRSGGRKWRRWNWPRWRWNWPRGAATTCVSSIRHRPARWPPRANCCNGWARSTATAASPPPASACSPSAPIRGWRRCWPPPRIRANKRWPPTWQPCWKHATRCAKAATRWPHAGAHWPRSAMAAPRMTPTAVPWPRWMRRPGNGAAACAAIPRRRPTSKHTNSATCSPMPFPTASPRATPPIHCATSWPTAAAHACSTTATCAANRGWWSASCATKRVTRWCCVPRRWTRHGCAVTSRSVSTSTTWCAGTVTDVHWKRAAKPASTASCWTAARPGRSIPRRPRARSPTRCTNWGWTRCRGRRACASGATACRACAGGCRNWACPTCPTRRCWTRWTTGCCRPSPARPGWTRSPNTNWAKR; the protein is encoded by the coding sequence ATGCGGAGCTTGCCCCGCATGGCGCCTCTTCGTGAACAGTCATGCCGGACGGGCCACGCACCTACAATGTCGCGCATGTCGTCCACGTTCCCCATTTCCCCGCTGCTGCCCGCCATCGCCGACAGCCTCACCGCACACCCGCGGCTGGTGCTCGAAGCCCCGCCCGGCGCCGGCAAGACCACGCAGGTACCGCTGGCGCTGCTCGACGCACCGTGGCTGGCCAGCCGCCGGATCGTGATGCTGGAACCGCGCCGGGTGGCCGCGCGCAGTGCCGCGCAGTTCATGGCAAAACAGTTGGGCGAGGCGGTCGGCGAGACCGTCGGCTACCGCATCCGCTTCGAAAACAAGGTGTCCGCGCGCACCCGCATCGAGGTCGTCACCGAGGGCATCCTCACCCGCATGCTGCAGGACGATCCATTGTTGGAAAACGTGGGTGCGCTGCTGTTCGACGAATTCCACGAGCGCCACCTGTCGGCCGACCTCGGTCTGGCACTGGCGCTGGACGTGCAGGCCGGGCTGCGCGAGGACCTGCGCATCGTGGTTATGTCGGCCACGCTCGACGGCGAGCGGCTGGCCACGTTCCTTGATGCGCCGCGCCTGTCCAGCGAAGGCCGCAGCTTCCCGGTGGAGGTGAGCCATTTCCCGGCGCGCCGCGACGAGGCGCTGGAGGCGCAGGCACGACGCGCGGTGGAGCATGCGCTGGAAAACCATCCGGGCGACGTACTGGTGTTCCTGCCCGGCCAGCGTGAAATAGCGCGTCTGCTGACTGCACTGGAATCCACACTTCCCGGCGCCACCGAGGTACTGCCTCTGCATGGCGAACTCCCGGTCGAACGGCAATCGCATGTGCTGCAACCCGCAGCCGACGGCCGCCGCCGTGTGGTGCTGGCGACCAACGTCGCCGAGTCCTCGGTCACCCTGCCCGGCGTACGCGTGGTGGTCGACGCCGGGCTCGCGCGCGAGCCACGCTATGACCCCAACAGCGGTTTCTCGCGGCTGGACGCGGTGGCGGTTTCGCAGGCCTCGGCCGACCAGCGCGCCGGCCGCGCCGGGCGCGTCGGGCGCGTCCCGGGCGCGTGGCGGCGGGCTGGGCGCTGCGGCTGTGGCCGCAGTCGCAGCGGCTGGAGCCGCAGCGGCGGCCGGAAATGGCGCAGGTGGAACTGGCCGCGCTGGCGCTGGAACTGGCCGCGTGGGGCAGCGACGACCTGCGTTTCGTCGATCCGCCACCGCCCGGCGCGCTGGCCGCCGCGCGCGAATTGCTGCAACGGCTGGGCGCGCTCGACGGCAACGGCGGCATCACCGCCACCGGCAAGCGCATGCTCGCCCTCGGCACCCATCCGCGGTTGGCGGCGATGCTGGCCGCCGCCGCGAATCCGCGCGAACAAGCGTTGGCCGCCGACCTGGCAGCCCTGCTGGAAGCACGCGACCCGCTGCGCCAAGGCGGCGACGCGCTGGCCGCACGCTGGCGCGCATTGGCCGCGTTCCGCAATGGCCGCGCCCCGCATGACGCCAACCGCAGTGCCCTGGCCGCGCTGGATGCGGCGGCCAGGCAATGGCGCCGCCGCCTGCGCTGCGATACCGCGCCGCCGGCCGACATCGAAGCACACGAACTCGGCGACCTGCTCGCCCATGCCTTTCCCGACCGCATCGCCGCGCGCCACGCCACCGATCCACTGCGCTACCAGCTGGCCAACGGCCGCAGCGCACGCCTGTTCGACAACAGCGACCTGCGCGGCGAACCGTGGCTGGTGGTCAGCGAGCTGCGCCACGAAGCGCGTGACGCGTTGGTGCTGCGTGCCGCGCCGGTGGACGAGGCACGGCTGCGCCGTGACTTCCCGCAGCGTTTCCACCAGCACGACATGGTGCGCTGGAACAGTGACAGACGTGCACTGGAAGCGCGCCGCGAAACCGGCTTCGACCGCATCGTGCTGGACAGCCGCCCGGCCGGGAAGGTCGATCCCGCGCAGGCCGCGCGCGCGCTCACCGACGCGGTGCACGAACTGGGGCTGGACGCGCTGCCGTGGACGCAGGGCCTGCGCCAGTGGCGCCACCGCGTGCAGGGCCTGCGCCGGTGGATGCCGGAACTGGGCCTGCCCGACCTGTCCGACGCGGCGCTGCTGGACACGCTGGACGACTGGCTGCTGCCGACCTTCGCCGGCAAGACCCGGCTGGACGCGCTCGCCGAACACGAACTGGGCGAAGCGCTGA
- a CDS encoding ATP-dependent helicase HrpB (fragment) yields the protein MAAGWALRLWPQSQRLEPQRRPEMAQVELAALALELAAWGSDDLRFVDPPPPGALAAARELLQRLGALDGNGGITATGKRMLALGTHPRLAAMLAAAANPREQALAADLAALLEARDPLRQGGDALAARWRALAAFRNGRAPHDANRSALAALDAAARQWRRRLRCDTAPPADIEAHELGDLLAHAFPDRIAARHATDPLRYQLANGRSARLFDNSDLRGEPWLVVSELRHEARDALVLRAAPVDEARLRRDFPQRFHQHDMVRWNSDRRALEARRETGFDRIVLDSRPAGKVDPAQAARALTDAVHELGLDALPWTQGLRQWRHRVQGLRRWMPELGLPDLSDAALLDTLDDWLLPTFAGKTRLDALAEHELGEALKSAIDWNTRQLVDRHAPVRIGVPSGMDRAIDYAMDDDGSTPRPPVLAVKLQELFGLADTPRIADGRVPLLLHLLSPGGKPLQVTADLRNFWQNTYAEVKKEMKGRYPRHPWPDDPWSATATHRAKPRGT from the coding sequence GTGGCGGCGGGCTGGGCGCTGCGGCTGTGGCCGCAGTCGCAGCGGCTGGAGCCGCAGCGGCGGCCGGAAATGGCGCAGGTGGAACTGGCCGCGCTGGCGCTGGAACTGGCCGCGTGGGGCAGCGACGACCTGCGTTTCGTCGATCCGCCACCGCCCGGCGCGCTGGCCGCCGCGCGCGAATTGCTGCAACGGCTGGGCGCGCTCGACGGCAACGGCGGCATCACCGCCACCGGCAAGCGCATGCTCGCCCTCGGCACCCATCCGCGGTTGGCGGCGATGCTGGCCGCCGCCGCGAATCCGCGCGAACAAGCGTTGGCCGCCGACCTGGCAGCCCTGCTGGAAGCACGCGACCCGCTGCGCCAAGGCGGCGACGCGCTGGCCGCACGCTGGCGCGCATTGGCCGCGTTCCGCAATGGCCGCGCCCCGCATGACGCCAACCGCAGTGCCCTGGCCGCGCTGGATGCGGCGGCCAGGCAATGGCGCCGCCGCCTGCGCTGCGATACCGCGCCGCCGGCCGACATCGAAGCACACGAACTCGGCGACCTGCTCGCCCATGCCTTTCCCGACCGCATCGCCGCGCGCCACGCCACCGATCCACTGCGCTACCAGCTGGCCAACGGCCGCAGCGCACGCCTGTTCGACAACAGCGACCTGCGCGGCGAACCGTGGCTGGTGGTCAGCGAGCTGCGCCACGAAGCGCGTGACGCGTTGGTGCTGCGTGCCGCGCCGGTGGACGAGGCACGGCTGCGCCGTGACTTCCCGCAGCGTTTCCACCAGCACGACATGGTGCGCTGGAACAGTGACAGACGTGCACTGGAAGCGCGCCGCGAAACCGGCTTCGACCGCATCGTGCTGGACAGCCGCCCGGCCGGGAAGGTCGATCCCGCGCAGGCCGCGCGCGCGCTCACCGACGCGGTGCACGAACTGGGGCTGGACGCGCTGCCGTGGACGCAGGGCCTGCGCCAGTGGCGCCACCGCGTGCAGGGCCTGCGCCGGTGGATGCCGGAACTGGGCCTGCCCGACCTGTCCGACGCGGCGCTGCTGGACACGCTGGACGACTGGCTGCTGCCGACCTTCGCCGGCAAGACCCGGCTGGACGCGCTCGCCGAACACGAACTGGGCGAAGCGCTGAAGTCGGCCATCGACTGGAATACGCGGCAACTGGTCGACCGCCACGCGCCGGTGCGCATCGGCGTGCCGTCCGGCATGGACCGCGCCATCGACTACGCGATGGACGACGACGGCAGCACGCCGCGGCCGCCGGTGCTGGCGGTGAAATTGCAGGAATTGTTCGGCCTGGCCGACACCCCGCGCATCGCCGACGGCCGCGTGCCGCTGCTGCTGCACCTGCTTTCCCCCGGCGGCAAGCCGTTGCAGGTCACCGCCGACCTGCGCAACTTCTGGCAGAACACCTATGCCGAGGTGAAGAAGGAGATGAAGGGACGGTATCCCCGACACCCGTGGCCAGATGACCCGTGGAGTGCCACCGCAACCCACCGTGCAAAACCACGCGGGACGTGA
- a CDS encoding conserved hypothetical protein (Evidence 4 : Homologs of previously reported genes of unknown function), whose amino-acid sequence MTKFSDITGPALERAIELASHAGNSLKSGGSNAADWLKAGAAIGAMKTGGRAVGRVARRNPTATIAVAAVGLGLIGYAVYRRNRRDNAALEARARQIAERRRESSTVLDETSDIGSDT is encoded by the coding sequence ATGACCAAGTTCAGCGACATCACCGGCCCGGCCCTGGAGCGGGCGATCGAACTGGCCAGCCATGCCGGCAACAGCCTGAAGAGCGGCGGCTCCAATGCCGCCGACTGGCTCAAGGCCGGTGCCGCCATCGGCGCGATGAAGACCGGTGGCCGCGCCGTGGGCCGGGTCGCGCGGCGCAACCCCACGGCCACCATTGCGGTGGCCGCCGTCGGGCTGGGCTTGATCGGCTACGCGGTCTACCGCCGCAACAGGCGCGACAACGCCGCGCTGGAGGCCCGCGCGCGGCAGATTGCCGAGCGCCGCCGCGAATCCAGCACGGTGCTCGACGAAACCAGCGACATCGGCAGCGATACGTGA
- the ymfC gene encoding 23S rRNA pseudouridine synthase (Evidence 2a : Function of homologous gene experimentally demonstrated in an other organism; PubMedId : 11720289; Product type e : enzyme), whose translation MLVAFNKPFNVLCQFTDRSQPPRATLAGFGLPKGVYAAGRLDHDSEGLLLLTDDGGLAHRLTDPRHKQDKTYWVQVEGVPTPEKLQALCDGVLLNDGPTLPARVQLLQASPPLWPRDPPVRFRKTVPDAWLAITLREGRNRQVRRMTAAVGLPTLRLVRASMGPHSLGELLPGQWRVVGDRSD comes from the coding sequence ATGCTCGTAGCCTTCAACAAACCCTTCAACGTGCTGTGCCAGTTCACCGACCGCAGCCAGCCGCCGCGGGCGACGCTGGCCGGCTTCGGTCTGCCCAAGGGCGTGTATGCGGCCGGGCGGCTGGACCATGACAGCGAAGGCCTGCTGCTGCTCACCGACGATGGCGGCCTAGCCCACCGCCTGACCGACCCGCGGCACAAGCAGGACAAGACCTATTGGGTGCAGGTGGAAGGCGTGCCGACGCCGGAGAAGCTGCAGGCGCTGTGTGATGGCGTGCTGCTCAACGACGGGCCGACCCTGCCGGCGCGCGTGCAACTGCTGCAGGCGTCGCCGCCACTGTGGCCGCGCGACCCGCCGGTGCGCTTCCGCAAGACCGTGCCTGACGCATGGCTGGCCATCACCCTGCGCGAGGGCCGCAACCGCCAGGTGCGGCGCATGACCGCGGCGGTGGGCCTGCCGACGCTGCGGCTGGTGCGCGCCTCGATGGGGCCGCACTCACTGGGAGAGCTGCTGCCAGGGCAGTGGCGGGTGGTGGGTGACAGGAGCGACTGA
- a CDS encoding conserved exported hypothetical protein (Evidence 4 : Homologs of previously reported genes of unknown function), with product MKTPVSLLAACLLLATLPAAAQEHAHHDHATIHAGHEASMQLQEVLAGEWRSDANRTRDEYRHPLQTLEFFGVQPQQTVVEITPGTGWYAEILAPWLRNGGSYVAAVVDPAALPAGGGRDYQQRARDRLEKKFAEAPAQFDRAGIVAYDPAAPVLGAPGSADVVLTFRNVHNWRASGQAEGMFRAFFDVLKSGGTLGVVEHRAKADVPAEDKSGYVGQAQVIAMAEAAGFKLQGTSEINANPRDTRDHPNGVWTLPPSNNHDAADDAKYKAIGESDRMTLRFVKP from the coding sequence ATGAAGACACCCGTTTCGCTGCTCGCCGCCTGTTTGTTGCTGGCCACGCTGCCGGCCGCCGCGCAGGAGCACGCGCACCACGACCACGCCACCATACATGCCGGGCACGAGGCTTCCATGCAGTTGCAGGAAGTGCTGGCCGGCGAATGGCGCAGTGACGCCAACCGCACCCGCGATGAATACAGGCACCCGCTGCAGACGCTGGAATTCTTCGGCGTGCAGCCGCAGCAGACGGTGGTGGAGATCACTCCCGGCACGGGCTGGTATGCGGAAATCCTCGCGCCCTGGCTGCGCAATGGCGGCAGCTACGTGGCGGCGGTGGTGGACCCGGCTGCATTGCCGGCCGGTGGCGGCCGCGACTACCAGCAGCGCGCCCGCGACAGGCTGGAAAAGAAGTTCGCCGAAGCGCCCGCGCAGTTCGACCGCGCCGGTATCGTCGCCTACGACCCCGCCGCCCCGGTACTCGGCGCGCCGGGCTCGGCCGATGTGGTGCTGACCTTCCGCAACGTGCACAACTGGCGCGCCAGCGGCCAGGCCGAAGGCATGTTCCGTGCCTTCTTCGACGTGCTCAAGTCCGGCGGCACGCTGGGTGTGGTCGAGCACCGCGCCAAGGCCGACGTGCCGGCCGAGGACAAGAGCGGCTACGTCGGCCAGGCGCAGGTGATCGCGATGGCCGAGGCGGCCGGCTTCAAGCTGCAAGGCACCAGTGAAATCAACGCCAACCCGCGCGACACCAGGGACCATCCCAACGGCGTGTGGACGCTGCCGCCGTCCAACAATCACGACGCCGCCGACGATGCGAAATACAAGGCCATCGGCGAGAGCGACCGGATGACGCTGCGCTTCGTGAAGCCGTGA
- a CDS encoding putative oxidoreductase, aryl-alcohol dehydrogenase like protein (Evidence 3 : Function proposed based on presence of conserved amino acid motif, structural feature or limited homology), with protein sequence MTRSRELGHSGLQVAPIAFGGNVFGWSVDEKTAFTLLDAFVEAGFNLVDTADVYPAWVPGNKGGESEAIIGRWLKRSGKRDKVVVATKVAKWAERPGLSADNINAAIDDSLRRLQTDVVDLYQAHEDDESVPLEETLGAFARLIEAGKVRAIGASNYSATRLRDALKVSADYHLPRYETLQPEYNLYDRTGYEAELEPLAREQELGVISYYALASGFLSGKYRSADDAGKSGARGAKVVAQYLNPRGLGILAALDDVAAGHKATPAQVALAWLIARPGITAPIVSATGVEQLHDVLAAARLQLSARDIAQLDAASAGT encoded by the coding sequence ATGACACGGTCCCGCGAACTTGGCCATTCCGGCCTGCAGGTCGCTCCCATCGCGTTCGGCGGCAACGTCTTCGGCTGGAGCGTGGACGAGAAGACCGCTTTCACCCTGCTCGATGCCTTCGTCGAGGCCGGCTTCAACCTGGTGGACACCGCCGACGTGTACCCGGCCTGGGTACCGGGCAACAAGGGCGGCGAATCGGAAGCCATCATCGGCCGCTGGCTCAAGCGCAGCGGCAAACGCGACAAGGTGGTGGTCGCCACCAAGGTGGCCAAGTGGGCCGAGCGCCCCGGCCTGTCGGCCGACAACATCAATGCCGCCATCGACGATTCGCTGCGCCGCCTGCAGACCGACGTGGTGGATCTGTACCAGGCGCACGAGGACGACGAATCGGTGCCGCTGGAGGAGACCCTGGGCGCGTTCGCGCGATTGATCGAGGCCGGCAAGGTGCGCGCGATCGGCGCCTCCAACTACAGCGCCACGCGCCTGCGCGACGCGCTGAAGGTATCGGCCGACTACCACCTGCCGCGCTACGAAACCCTGCAGCCGGAGTACAACCTGTACGACCGCACCGGCTACGAGGCCGAGCTGGAGCCGCTGGCGCGCGAGCAGGAGCTGGGCGTGATCAGCTACTACGCGCTGGCCAGCGGTTTCCTCAGCGGCAAATACCGCAGCGCGGACGACGCCGGCAAGAGCGGCGCGCGCGGCGCCAAGGTGGTCGCGCAGTACCTCAACCCGCGCGGGCTGGGCATCCTCGCCGCGCTCGACGACGTGGCCGCCGGGCACAAGGCGACGCCGGCGCAGGTGGCGCTGGCATGGCTGATCGCACGGCCCGGGATCACCGCGCCGATCGTCAGCGCGACCGGCGTGGAGCAACTGCACGACGTGCTGGCCGCGGCAAGGCTGCAGTTGTCGGCACGGGACATCGCGCAGCTGGACGCGGCCAGCGCCGGGACGTAA
- a CDS encoding putative alpha/beta hydrolase fold protein (Evidence 3 : Function proposed based on presence of conserved amino acid motif, structural feature or limited homology) — protein sequence METAVAGNAPGKIPLLLLPGLLNDAELWRAQIADLSDIADCVVGDLTRGDSMQAVAEDVLARAPPHFALAGFSLGGFVAQQILRVAPRRVRRLALIGTSIYADSPERAAQRRAQQTGVRRLPGTFHGFGDTLMRNYIDASRLHDHDLVQRVRTMTTRLGAEVFLRQSALERVDGRDVLAGYRDPLLIVCGANDRITPPAISAEMHALAPHSRLLVLPACGHLAPMEKPGEVSAALRAWLLQADP from the coding sequence ATGGAAACCGCCGTTGCCGGGAATGCACCCGGAAAGATCCCGCTGCTGTTGCTGCCCGGCCTGCTCAATGACGCCGAGCTGTGGCGTGCGCAGATCGCCGACCTGTCCGATATCGCCGACTGCGTGGTCGGCGACCTGACCCGCGGCGACAGCATGCAGGCGGTGGCCGAGGACGTGCTGGCGCGGGCGCCGCCACACTTCGCGCTGGCCGGTTTCTCGCTGGGCGGCTTCGTCGCCCAGCAGATCCTGCGCGTCGCCCCGCGGCGCGTGCGGCGGCTGGCGCTGATCGGCACCTCGATCTACGCTGATTCGCCCGAGCGTGCCGCACAGCGCCGCGCGCAGCAGACCGGCGTGCGCCGCCTGCCCGGCACCTTCCACGGCTTCGGCGACACGTTGATGCGCAACTACATCGATGCTTCGCGGCTGCACGATCACGATCTGGTGCAGCGCGTGCGGACGATGACCACGCGGCTGGGCGCGGAGGTGTTCCTGCGGCAGAGCGCACTGGAGCGCGTGGACGGCCGCGACGTGCTGGCCGGCTACCGCGATCCGCTGCTGATCGTGTGCGGTGCCAATGACCGCATCACGCCACCGGCGATCAGCGCGGAAATGCATGCGCTGGCGCCACATTCGCGGCTGCTGGTGTTGCCCGCCTGCGGGCACCTGGCACCAATGGAAAAGCCGGGTGAGGTAAGTGCCGCATTGCGGGCATGGCTGCTGCAAGCCGACCCGTAG